The genomic window CGTTCCAGCAGCCCACGGCCGATCCGGCGTCCCCGATACGGTGCGGCGACGGCCAAGCCCATCACCCAGCCTCGGCTGCGTGACCCTAGGCCGACGAGTGCGTATCCGCAGACGCGGTCGTCGAGTTCGGCCACCACCCAATGCGATCCGTGCAGATCGAACAGCTGCCGCAGTGCGGCGTACGGGTAGGCGTGGTCCGCGAACTGTTCCAGTTCGAGCGCGGCGATGTCCGTGAGGTCGTGCACTGTCGCGGCCCGGTAGACAGCCCCCGGCCTTGCCCCGATTTCCAATGGCTCACCTCTGTCTCCCCTGCGTGAGTCTGACTCCAGCGTAAAGCGGTGTGGTACTGCGAGGTTCGGAATCAGTGCGGCCGGTCGTTTCGGGCGGCGTTGCTCGACGGTCGCCCGGAGACGCCGAAAACCGCTGGGAGGAAACCCTTCCCAGCGGCATTCGGGTCGAACGAGGGCGTGGCGGTCACCGGAGGGGAATCGGGACCGCCCGGCCCCGACCGGCGTTCGGGGTTCGGTCCGAACGCCGGACGGCGATGCGGTTACACCTTGGCGTAGGCCAGCGAGGGGATGCGGCCGATGGCGAACGAGGAACGCAGGTAGAAGAACCAGGTGACCCCCGCCATCACGATGAACGCCGCCGAGTAGGCCCAGAAGGCGGGCGCCATGCTGCCGAAGTTGATGTTGGACAGGCGAAGTGCCTGCTGCAACAGGTAGCCGCCGGAGGCGCCGATCGCGCCGATGACGCCGATCGCCGCGCCCGCCTGTCGCTTGGCCGACGCCGAGGCTTCGGCGATGTCCATGCCGTGCTCGGAGGCGTACTTCTTGGCCTCCGCGTTGAAGATGGACGGGATCATGCGGTAGGTGGAGCCGTTGCCGATGCCGGTGAGGACGAACAGCGCGAGGAAGGCGACCAGGTAGAGCGGGAAGCTCTTCAGCTCGAGCGCCGCCATGATCGCGGCGACAGCGACGGCCATACCGCTGAAGACGATCACGGTGATCTTCGCGCCGCCGACCTTGTCGGAGACCCACCCGCCGAACGGGCGGCTGAACGAGCCGACGAAGGCGCCGAGGAAGGCCAGGTTGCCGAGGGTGGTGATCCAGCCGATCTTGGCCAGGTCGGGGAAGTTGGCCTTGATCAGGGTGGGGAAGGCGAAGGAGAAGCCGATGAAGGAACCGAAGGTCCCGATGTAGAGGAACGACATCACCCAGGTGTGCCGGTTGGTGAGCGCCAGCTTGTAGGACTTGCCGTCGGACTTCGCGGTGCTGATGCTGTCCATGTAGCGCAGGGCGCCGAAGGTGGCGATCAGGATGAACGGCACCCAGACCAGCACCGAGAGCGTGATGCCGAAGCGGTAGCCCGCCGGATCCTTGGCCGTGAGATGGGTGCCCAACGTGATCAGCAGCGGCAGCACCAGCTGGGTCTGCGCGACGCCGAGGTTGCCGCCGGCGGCGTTGATGCCGAGGGCCGCGCCCTTTTTCCCTTCCGGGAAGAAGAACGAGATGTTGGCCATCGAGGAGGAGAAGTTGCCGCCGCCGAAGCCGGCCAGCGCCGCGAGGACCATGAACACCCACATGGGGGTGCCCGGCTGGTTCACGAAGTAGGCCAGGCCGAGGGTCGGTATCAGCAGCATGGCCGCGCTGAACGCAGTGAATGCGCGCCCGCCGAATTTCGGGATGGCGAAGGTGTACGGAATGCGCAGCGCCGCACCGACGAGCGTCGGGGTGGAGGTGAGCAGCAGGGCGTTGCTCACCGCGGTGGGGTTGCCCTTGCCGAGCCCGGCGAGGAAGTCGAAGCCCGCGGCGCCCATGCTGGTGACCACGGTGCCCCAGATGACCCACACGCTGAAGCCGAGGTTCTCGGCGAAGACCGAGAAGATCAGGTTCTTGCGTGCGGTCAGTTTTCCGCCCGATTCCCAGAACTTCAGGTTGTCCGGTTCCCAGTGGTCCAGCCAGCGGCCACGCTTCTGGTGGCTGAACGATTCCGACTGCTGGCCGGTGGCAGCAACT from Nocardia bhagyanarayanae includes these protein-coding regions:
- a CDS encoding GNAT family N-acetyltransferase; translation: MEIGARPGAVYRAATVHDLTDIAALELEQFADHAYPYAALRQLFDLHGSHWVVAELDDRVCGYALVGLGSRSRGWVMGLAVAAPYRGRRIGRGLLERAVHSCRTAAADSVYITVRPSDQLATNLYKTAGFEVTGHEDQYFGPGEPRDVLRYRLTPKPAAGRVPEPTDPHWLKQRPGR
- a CDS encoding MFS transporter, which gives rise to MTATVAATGQQSESFSHQKRGRWLDHWEPDNLKFWESGGKLTARKNLIFSVFAENLGFSVWVIWGTVVTSMGAAGFDFLAGLGKGNPTAVSNALLLTSTPTLVGAALRIPYTFAIPKFGGRAFTAFSAAMLLIPTLGLAYFVNQPGTPMWVFMVLAALAGFGGGNFSSSMANISFFFPEGKKGAALGINAAGGNLGVAQTQLVLPLLITLGTHLTAKDPAGYRFGITLSVLVWVPFILIATFGALRYMDSISTAKSDGKSYKLALTNRHTWVMSFLYIGTFGSFIGFSFAFPTLIKANFPDLAKIGWITTLGNLAFLGAFVGSFSRPFGGWVSDKVGGAKITVIVFSGMAVAVAAIMAALELKSFPLYLVAFLALFVLTGIGNGSTYRMIPSIFNAEAKKYASEHGMDIAEASASAKRQAGAAIGVIGAIGASGGYLLQQALRLSNINFGSMAPAFWAYSAAFIVMAGVTWFFYLRSSFAIGRIPSLAYAKV